The following are encoded together in the Pseudomonas maumuensis genome:
- a CDS encoding OFA family MFS transporter, which translates to MNSSITAGAVASAPGFLSKERIIARPGFNRWLVPPAALAIHLCIGMAYGFSVFWLPLSQALGVSAPVACAADMGFVARLFSAECDWPISMLSWIYTLFFVFLGCSAAVLGGWLEHAGPRKAGLVSALCWCGGLLISAIGVKTHQLWLMWLGSGVIGGIGLGLGYISPVSTLIKWFPDKRGMATGMAIMGFGGGAMVGAPLATALMGHFGSTTEVGVWQSFVAMAAIYFVFMTAGALAYRVPPTGWKPEGWTPPAKKANAMVTDRHVHVSVAWKTPQFALVWLVLCLNVSAGIGILGMASPLLQEVFAGKLLGNELTFSELNAAQLAQIAAIAAGFTGLLSLFNIGGRFFWASFSDYIGRKNTYFAFFALGVGLYSLVPNMGHIGNVALFVAAFCIILSMYGGGFATVPAYLADLFGTQMVGAIHGRLLTAWAAAGVLGPVLITYLREAQLAAGVERAAAYDMTLYILAGLLVLGFICNMLVRPVADKYFMTDAELAAERALSHDKGADSARSLEWHAAPGSLPLVLVAWAVVVIPLAWGVWITLQKTAVLFH; encoded by the coding sequence ATGAACAGCAGTATCACGGCAGGAGCGGTGGCCAGCGCGCCAGGCTTTCTGTCGAAGGAGCGCATCATCGCCCGCCCGGGCTTCAACCGCTGGCTGGTGCCGCCGGCGGCCCTGGCCATCCATCTGTGTATCGGCATGGCCTATGGCTTCTCGGTGTTCTGGCTGCCGTTGTCCCAGGCCCTGGGAGTCAGCGCGCCAGTGGCCTGCGCCGCCGACATGGGCTTCGTCGCCCGCCTGTTCAGCGCCGAGTGCGACTGGCCGATCTCCATGCTCAGCTGGATCTACACTCTGTTCTTCGTGTTCCTCGGCTGCTCGGCTGCGGTACTTGGTGGCTGGCTGGAACACGCCGGCCCGCGCAAGGCCGGCCTGGTCTCGGCACTGTGCTGGTGCGGCGGCCTGCTGATCTCGGCGATTGGCGTGAAGACTCACCAGCTGTGGTTGATGTGGCTGGGCTCGGGGGTGATCGGCGGGATCGGCCTGGGCCTGGGCTACATTTCGCCGGTGTCGACCCTGATCAAGTGGTTCCCGGACAAGCGCGGCATGGCAACCGGCATGGCGATCATGGGCTTTGGTGGAGGTGCCATGGTGGGCGCTCCTCTGGCCACCGCGCTCATGGGCCACTTCGGCAGCACGACCGAGGTGGGCGTATGGCAGAGCTTTGTCGCCATGGCCGCGATCTACTTCGTGTTCATGACCGCAGGCGCCCTGGCCTACCGGGTGCCGCCAACCGGCTGGAAGCCCGAAGGCTGGACACCGCCGGCGAAGAAAGCCAACGCCATGGTCACCGACCGCCACGTGCATGTGAGCGTGGCCTGGAAAACCCCGCAGTTCGCCCTGGTGTGGCTGGTGCTGTGCCTGAACGTCTCGGCCGGTATCGGCATTCTCGGCATGGCTTCGCCACTGCTGCAGGAAGTGTTCGCCGGCAAGCTGCTGGGCAACGAGCTGACCTTCAGTGAGCTGAATGCCGCGCAGTTGGCGCAGATTGCCGCGATCGCCGCTGGTTTCACCGGTCTGCTGAGCCTGTTCAACATTGGCGGGCGCTTCTTCTGGGCGTCGTTCTCCGACTATATCGGCCGCAAGAACACCTACTTTGCGTTCTTCGCCCTGGGTGTGGGCCTCTACAGCCTGGTGCCGAACATGGGGCACATCGGCAACGTGGCGCTGTTCGTGGCGGCGTTCTGCATCATCCTGTCGATGTACGGCGGTGGCTTCGCCACCGTGCCGGCGTACCTGGCCGACCTGTTCGGCACGCAGATGGTCGGTGCCATCCATGGTCGCCTGCTGACTGCCTGGGCGGCGGCCGGCGTGCTCGGTCCGGTGCTGATCACTTACTTGCGCGAGGCGCAGCTGGCGGCGGGCGTGGAGCGGGCCGCGGCCTACGACATGACCCTGTACATCCTGGCCGGCCTGCTGGTGCTGGGGTTCATCTGCAACATGCTGGTGCGCCCGGTGGCGGACAAGTACTTCATGACCGACGCCGAACTGGCGGCCGAGCGCGCGCTGAGCCATGACAAGGGCGCCGATTCCGCGCGTTCGCTGGAGTGGCACGCGGCGCCGGGCAGCCTGCCGCTGGTGCTGGTGGCCTGGGCGGTGGTGGTGATTCCGCTGGCCTGGGGGGTGTGGATCACCCTGCAGAAGACGGCCGTTCTGTTCCATTGA
- the hisB gene encoding imidazoleglycerol-phosphate dehydratase HisB: MVERKASVERNTLETQVKCSINLDGSGKARFEIGVPFLEHMLDQIARHGLIDLDIECKGDLHIDDHHTVEDVGITLGMAFAQAIGDKKGIFRYGHAYVPLDEALSRVVIDFSGRPGLQMHVPYTRASVGGFDVDLFQEFFQGFVNHALVTLHIDNLRGHNTHHQIETVFKAFGRALRMAVTLDERMAGQMPSTKGCL; this comes from the coding sequence ATGGTCGAACGTAAGGCTTCCGTCGAGCGCAATACCCTGGAAACCCAGGTCAAGTGCTCGATCAACCTCGATGGCAGCGGCAAGGCCCGATTTGAAATCGGCGTGCCTTTCCTTGAACACATGCTCGACCAGATCGCCCGGCATGGGCTGATCGACCTGGACATCGAGTGCAAGGGCGACCTGCATATCGACGACCACCATACCGTCGAGGACGTCGGCATCACCCTGGGCATGGCGTTCGCCCAGGCCATCGGCGACAAGAAAGGCATCTTCCGCTACGGCCATGCCTATGTGCCGCTGGACGAGGCCCTGTCGCGCGTGGTCATCGATTTCTCCGGCCGTCCGGGCCTGCAGATGCATGTGCCGTATACCCGCGCCAGCGTTGGCGGCTTCGATGTCGACCTGTTCCAGGAGTTCTTCCAGGGCTTCGTCAACCATGCCCTGGTGACCCTGCATATCGACAACCTGCGTGGCCACAACACCCACCACCAGATCGAGACCGTGTTCAAGGCGTTCGGCCGCGCGCTGCGCATGGCCGTTACCCTCGACGAGCGCATGGCCGGGCAGATGCCGTCCACCAAAGGGTGCCTGTAA
- the hisH gene encoding imidazole glycerol phosphate synthase subunit HisH, producing MQTVAVIDYGMGNLHSVAKALEHVGAGKVLVTSDAAVIREADRVVFPGVGAIRDCMAEIRRLGFDSLVREVSQDRPFLGICVGMQALLERSEENDGVDCIGLFPGQVRFFGKDLKEDGEHLKVPHMGWNEVGQTIDHPLWHDIPDRARFYFVHSYFIEAGKPGQVVGRGHYGVDFAAALAEGSRFAVQFHPEKSHTHGLQLLQNFVAWDGRW from the coding sequence ATGCAGACGGTAGCCGTAATCGACTATGGCATGGGCAACCTGCACTCGGTGGCCAAGGCCCTGGAGCATGTGGGCGCCGGCAAGGTATTGGTGACCAGCGACGCCGCGGTGATTCGTGAAGCCGACCGCGTGGTGTTCCCAGGCGTCGGCGCGATCCGCGACTGCATGGCCGAGATCCGCCGCCTGGGCTTCGACAGCCTGGTGCGCGAAGTCAGCCAGGACCGCCCGTTCCTCGGCATCTGCGTGGGCATGCAGGCGCTGCTCGAGCGCAGCGAGGAAAACGACGGTGTCGACTGCATCGGCCTGTTCCCCGGCCAGGTGCGCTTCTTCGGTAAAGACCTCAAGGAAGACGGCGAGCACCTGAAGGTGCCGCACATGGGCTGGAACGAAGTCGGCCAGACCATCGACCACCCGCTGTGGCATGACATCCCCGACCGTGCGCGTTTCTACTTCGTGCATAGCTACTTCATCGAGGCAGGCAAGCCGGGCCAGGTGGTTGGTCGTGGCCACTACGGCGTCGATTTTGCTGCCGCGCTGGCCGAAGGTTCGCGCTTCGCCGTGCAGTTCCACCCGGAGAAGAGCCATACCCATGGCCTGCAGCTGCTGCAGAACTTCGTCGCCTGGGACGGGCGCTGGTAA
- a CDS encoding DUF2164 domain-containing protein — MSRSKTKAPIITLTPEQERDALDTLKRFLEDRFELELGSFEVAEVLELFSKEIAPHYYNRAIADVQLHLKERFESIESDLWALEKP; from the coding sequence ATGAGCCGATCGAAGACCAAGGCCCCGATCATCACCCTGACTCCTGAGCAGGAGCGCGACGCGCTCGACACGCTCAAGCGCTTTCTCGAAGACCGTTTCGAGCTGGAGCTGGGATCGTTCGAGGTGGCCGAGGTCCTCGAGCTGTTCAGCAAAGAGATTGCACCCCATTACTACAACAGGGCGATTGCCGATGTTCAGCTGCACCTCAAGGAGCGGTTCGAGAGCATCGAAAGCGACCTGTGGGCGCTCGAGAAGCCCTGA